A genomic window from Tolypothrix sp. PCC 7910 includes:
- a CDS encoding efflux RND transporter permease subunit translates to MNISALFIRRPIMTTLVMLAIMVFGLMSYQLLPVSDLPTVDFPTIQVSASLPGASPETVASSIATPLEQQFSSIAGLDSMNSTSSLGSAQITLQFNLSRDIDSAAQDVQSAIAKAARQLPSSMPNPPSYRKVNPADSPILYVALSSSALPLSEVDKYGETILAQRLSMVDGVAQVQVYGSQKYAVRIYLDPQSLSAKGLGIDEVATAVSQGNSNLPTGNLYGKNQNFTIESNGQLNNAEAYRSLVVSYRNGAPVQLGELGKVFDSVENDKVASWFNGTRAIVLAIQRQPGSNTVAVVDGIKKILPSFREQIPAAVDMTILYDRSQSIRESVNDVKFTLFLTICLVILVIFLFLRNISATIIPSLAVPLSLVATFGVMLLLGYSLDNLSLMALTLAVGFVVDDAVVMLENIVRHMEMGENRMEAALNGAKEIGFTILSMTISLVAVFIPIMFMGGILGRLFSEFAVTISVSILVSGFISLTLTPMLCSRFLKHEGEHQHSDNGYHINNGHAISSNGNHYLESDDVISNDGFNYTDNGHALSQNGFDNTGNGHVTSDNGNHHVENGHAISNDGNGHQIHKSKKRKTKNWKRRLYNASEWVFDTMLRAYEATLKLSMKYHRTTMILSGAILVATIYLFIVVPKGFIPNDDTGQLSVNTEAAQDISFDEMVKHQQVVANIVRRNPNVEVINSSVGAGGANATANSGRIFVKLKPHSERHESADEVANQLRPKLTGIPGIRAFVQNPPSIRLGGQQTKALYQFGLSSPNLQDLYQYAPALETKLRQMSELQDVNSDLQIKNPQINVQVNREQAATLGLTANQIETTLNNAYGTRQVSTIYASDGQYQVIMGVDPQYQLSPNDLDLLTIRSTSGQEVPLNAVATLTKGVGPLTVNHYGQLSAVTISFNLKPGVSLGSVTGSIEKLARDTLPPTISTSFQGTAQVFQSSLSSLRFLLLIAIMVIYIVLGILYEDFIHPITILSSLPSAGFGALLTLMVFGVDLNIYAFVGIIMLVGIVKKNGIMMIDFAMDAQKNQGKTPFDAIYEACVVRFRPIMMTTMAALMGTLPIALGLGAGAESRRPLGLAVVGGLLFSQLLTLYITPVFYTYMESLRKRLNKNARKHKEKVIQDKKKADVL, encoded by the coding sequence ATGAACATCTCTGCGTTATTCATCCGCCGACCGATAATGACCACACTGGTGATGCTAGCCATCATGGTGTTTGGTCTAATGAGTTATCAGTTGCTACCAGTGAGTGACTTGCCAACTGTGGATTTTCCCACAATTCAGGTTTCGGCTAGCTTACCAGGAGCTAGTCCTGAGACGGTAGCTTCTTCCATAGCAACGCCATTAGAACAGCAATTTTCCAGTATTGCTGGTCTGGATTCGATGAACTCTACAAGTTCTTTAGGTTCGGCACAGATTACGCTGCAATTCAACTTGAGCCGGGATATAGATAGTGCGGCTCAAGATGTGCAATCTGCGATCGCAAAAGCAGCGCGTCAGTTACCAAGTAGTATGCCGAATCCGCCCTCATACCGCAAAGTTAACCCAGCAGATTCACCTATTTTATATGTAGCTTTAAGCTCATCAGCATTACCGTTATCGGAAGTCGATAAATATGGAGAAACAATCCTAGCGCAGCGTCTATCAATGGTTGATGGCGTAGCGCAGGTACAGGTTTATGGTTCGCAAAAGTACGCCGTGCGAATTTACCTTGATCCTCAATCTTTAAGCGCGAAAGGTTTGGGAATTGATGAAGTTGCAACTGCTGTTTCTCAAGGAAATTCTAATTTACCAACTGGTAACCTTTATGGCAAAAACCAAAATTTTACTATTGAGTCAAATGGGCAATTAAACAATGCTGAAGCTTACCGTTCTTTAGTAGTTTCTTATCGTAACGGTGCGCCTGTTCAATTAGGAGAATTAGGTAAAGTATTTGATAGTGTAGAAAACGATAAAGTAGCTAGTTGGTTTAACGGTACACGAGCAATTGTTTTAGCAATTCAAAGACAACCAGGAAGCAATACTGTAGCAGTTGTAGACGGAATTAAAAAGATTTTGCCGAGCTTCCGGGAGCAAATTCCGGCGGCGGTAGATATGACAATTTTATATGACCGCTCCCAATCAATTCGCGAGTCGGTAAATGATGTCAAATTTACTTTATTTCTGACGATTTGTTTAGTAATTCTAGTTATTTTTCTATTTTTACGCAATATCTCAGCTACCATCATTCCCAGCTTGGCAGTACCTTTATCGCTAGTAGCAACTTTTGGGGTAATGCTACTACTAGGTTACTCTTTAGATAACCTTTCATTAATGGCGCTTACCTTAGCAGTTGGCTTTGTGGTAGATGACGCAGTTGTAATGTTAGAAAACATTGTGCGTCACATGGAAATGGGCGAAAATCGCATGGAAGCAGCCCTTAATGGTGCCAAAGAAATTGGATTTACTATTTTATCAATGACCATCTCTCTGGTAGCTGTATTTATTCCCATCATGTTTATGGGTGGAATTTTGGGAAGGCTATTCAGCGAGTTTGCTGTTACTATTAGCGTTTCAATATTAGTATCTGGATTTATTTCCCTTACCCTCACACCAATGCTTTGTAGCCGTTTTCTCAAGCATGAAGGTGAGCATCAACATTCAGATAATGGATATCATATAAATAATGGTCATGCTATATCCAGCAATGGAAATCATTATTTAGAAAGTGATGATGTCATATCTAATGATGGGTTTAATTACACAGATAATGGTCATGCCTTATCCCAAAATGGATTTGATAATACAGGTAATGGTCATGTTACATCAGACAATGGAAATCATCATGTAGAAAATGGTCACGCCATCTCTAATGATGGGAATGGACATCAAATACATAAATCCAAAAAACGGAAAACTAAAAATTGGAAACGTCGCCTTTATAATGCTTCAGAATGGGTATTTGATACAATGCTTCGTGCATACGAAGCCACCTTAAAGCTATCAATGAAATATCACCGTACGACGATGATACTTTCAGGTGCAATTTTAGTTGCAACCATATATTTATTTATTGTTGTTCCTAAAGGCTTTATTCCCAATGATGATACTGGACAGTTAAGCGTCAATACAGAAGCGGCTCAAGATATTTCCTTTGATGAGATGGTAAAACATCAACAAGTCGTAGCAAATATTGTCCGTCGCAACCCTAATGTAGAAGTAATTAACTCTAGCGTAGGCGCAGGTGGAGCCAACGCCACTGCTAACTCAGGACGGATTTTTGTTAAATTAAAACCACATTCTGAACGTCACGAAAGTGCTGATGAGGTAGCGAATCAACTACGTCCTAAACTAACAGGTATTCCGGGAATTAGAGCATTTGTACAAAACCCACCATCTATCCGTTTGGGTGGACAACAAACAAAAGCGCTTTATCAATTTGGACTTTCTAGCCCGAATTTACAAGATTTATATCAATACGCGCCAGCTTTGGAAACAAAATTACGACAAATGTCGGAATTGCAAGATGTTAATAGCGACTTGCAAATCAAAAATCCTCAAATTAACGTTCAAGTTAACCGCGAACAAGCAGCAACTCTGGGTTTAACAGCAAATCAGATTGAAACTACCTTAAATAACGCTTATGGTACCCGTCAGGTTTCCACTATTTATGCATCTGATGGTCAATATCAAGTAATTATGGGAGTAGACCCACAATATCAGCTAAGTCCCAATGATCTTGATTTATTAACAATTCGTTCAACTAGTGGCCAAGAAGTACCTTTAAATGCTGTTGCAACTCTTACTAAAGGCGTTGGGCCATTAACTGTTAACCATTACGGACAACTTTCTGCTGTTACTATTTCCTTTAACCTCAAACCAGGAGTTTCTCTCGGTAGCGTTACTGGCAGCATTGAAAAACTAGCTCGTGACACATTACCACCAACTATTAGTACCAGCTTTCAAGGTACAGCGCAGGTATTTCAATCTTCGCTTTCTAGCCTAAGATTTTTATTATTAATTGCTATTATGGTAATTTATATTGTGTTGGGAATTCTCTACGAAGATTTTATTCACCCAATCACAATCCTTTCTAGTTTACCTTCAGCAGGATTTGGAGCTTTACTCACCTTAATGGTATTTGGTGTTGATCTAAATATATACGCATTTGTCGGCATTATTATGCTAGTTGGTATTGTTAAGAAAAACGGCATTATGATGATTGACTTTGCAATGGATGCCCAAAAGAATCAGGGTAAAACGCCATTTGATGCCATATATGAAGCCTGTGTAGTGCGCTTCCGTCCGATTATGATGACCACAATGGCAGCATTAATGGGTACTCTACCAATTGCACTTGGTTTAGGTGCAGGTGCAGAATCTCGCCGTCCTTTGGGTTTAGCTGTTGTGGGTGGGTTATTGTTCTCTCAATTACTAACGCTTTATATCACTCCAGTTTTCTATACATACATGGAATCATTGCGGAAGCGGTTAAATAAAAATGCTAGAAAGCACAAAGAGAAAGTCATACAGGACAAAAAAAAGGCAGACGTATTATGA
- a CDS encoding efflux RND transporter periplasmic adaptor subunit: MLPGLLPLIPKQIGRNILLFSLIAVCGCTATEAQSNKQQGKNQQRAVPVVVATVTRKTIPIELRQTGTVVAYSTVGVKSQVAGPLTGVYFQEGQNVKKGQLLFKIDSRPQEAALMQAQANKEKAIAQVKQAQANLSKAIAQVNQAKANLLKDQTQAKNAQVQAQRYGTLLSQGAISKEQADQFRTASDAQKATVIADNEGIANTVAAVDAAKADLNNAKAEVNAAEAAVDSAKIALSYNSIFSPITGRTGSLKVNQGNLVKDNDTNPLVTISQISPIYVTTSLPQRLLPELNKYRAQGKIEVDAYIPKDEQRPEHGELSFIDSGVDPTTGTIKLKSSFTNSDGRLSPGQFVNVVVRLTQEPNAVVVPTTAIQTGQKGQFVYVLNPADQTVDMRPVVVGNAVSNESVIQEGLKEGEQVVTDGQFNLRPKAKVQIKQAVGTGQRSGGVNQGNQSP; encoded by the coding sequence ATGTTGCCAGGACTTTTACCATTAATACCAAAACAGATCGGTAGAAACATCTTGCTGTTCAGTTTAATTGCTGTATGTGGTTGTACGGCTACCGAGGCACAGTCTAATAAGCAACAAGGAAAAAATCAGCAGCGCGCTGTACCCGTTGTAGTAGCGACAGTAACACGTAAAACCATACCTATTGAGTTACGACAAACAGGAACCGTCGTGGCGTATTCAACAGTAGGGGTAAAGTCACAAGTTGCCGGGCCACTCACAGGCGTTTATTTTCAAGAGGGTCAGAATGTCAAAAAAGGGCAACTATTATTCAAAATAGATTCTAGACCGCAAGAAGCGGCATTAATGCAAGCGCAAGCCAATAAAGAAAAAGCGATCGCACAAGTAAAGCAAGCACAGGCCAACCTCTCAAAGGCTATAGCCCAAGTCAATCAAGCTAAAGCTAATCTCCTCAAAGACCAAACCCAAGCCAAAAACGCCCAAGTTCAAGCACAACGATATGGTACGCTTTTGAGCCAAGGGGCGATTAGCAAAGAGCAAGCAGACCAATTTCGCACCGCATCTGATGCTCAAAAAGCAACAGTGATTGCAGACAACGAAGGTATTGCCAATACAGTTGCTGCAGTTGATGCCGCAAAAGCCGACTTAAATAATGCTAAGGCAGAAGTTAATGCCGCAGAAGCAGCAGTGGATAGCGCTAAAATTGCACTTTCTTATAATTCGATTTTTTCACCAATTACCGGGCGTACAGGCAGCTTGAAGGTCAATCAGGGCAACTTGGTTAAAGATAATGATACCAACCCCTTAGTGACAATCAGCCAAATTAGCCCAATTTACGTCACTACGTCCCTACCTCAACGCCTACTGCCAGAACTCAACAAATATCGGGCACAGGGAAAAATAGAAGTTGATGCCTACATTCCCAAGGATGAACAGCGTCCCGAACATGGCGAACTTTCCTTCATAGACAGTGGTGTAGATCCCACTACAGGAACAATTAAACTCAAAAGCAGCTTTACTAACAGCGATGGACGCTTATCACCAGGTCAATTTGTGAATGTCGTTGTCAGACTCACCCAAGAACCCAACGCCGTAGTTGTACCCACCACAGCTATCCAGACAGGACAGAAAGGGCAGTTTGTCTATGTATTGAATCCTGCCGACCAAACTGTAGATATGCGCCCAGTTGTTGTGGGTAATGCAGTTAGCAATGAATCAGTCATTCAAGAAGGGTTAAAAGAAGGCGAACAAGTCGTCACTGACGGGCAATTTAACCTTAGACCTAAAGCCAAAGTCCAAATTAAACAAGCCGTAGGCACTGGACAGAGATCAGGAGGCGTTAACCAAGGCAATCAAAGCCCTTAA
- a CDS encoding MarR family winged helix-turn-helix transcriptional regulator: protein MNTKKVATEITPEQCATKMMETIPTIIKFFRTEMRRNASFLPESLSVPQFRTLAFLDRNPGASLSQVAENLGVTRATASNLTERLVQKNLVSRVENPQERRHVLLNLTETGKYHLQQVRALTSARIASVLANLPEEQIQSVAAGLTALSSIFEDLITE from the coding sequence ATGAATACCAAAAAAGTAGCTACAGAAATAACACCAGAGCAATGCGCTACTAAAATGATGGAAACTATTCCAACGATCATCAAGTTCTTTCGCACAGAAATGAGACGGAATGCTTCGTTTTTGCCGGAATCGCTTTCTGTTCCGCAATTTCGGACACTTGCTTTCCTCGATCGCAATCCTGGTGCTTCTCTTTCCCAAGTTGCAGAAAATTTAGGGGTAACTAGGGCTACAGCCTCAAATTTGACAGAGCGTCTAGTACAGAAGAATTTGGTTAGTAGAGTAGAGAATCCGCAAGAACGTCGTCATGTTCTCCTGAATTTAACTGAGACAGGTAAATATCATCTGCAACAGGTTAGAGCCTTGACAAGTGCTAGAATTGCTTCTGTGTTGGCTAACCTACCAGAAGAGCAAATCCAGAGTGTCGCGGCAGGATTAACAGCGCTGAGTAGTATTTTTGAAGATTTAATTACTGAATAA